From the Salvelinus alpinus chromosome 12, SLU_Salpinus.1, whole genome shotgun sequence genome, the window aGCCAGtttagggaggctagcactggagtaatatgatcaaattttttggttctagtcaggattctagcagccatatttagcactaactgaagttaatttagtgctttatccgggtaggcggaaagtagagcattgcagtagtctaacctagaagtaacaaaagcatggattaatttttctgcatcatttttggacagaaagtttctgatttttgcaatattACGTAGATGGAATTTAAATATGCTCCTTCTAATTCTCCTTCCCTCCCGGGGGACCTGAGCCCctggatcatgcctcaggactacctggcctgatgactccaggctgtccccagtccacctggtccttctactgctccagtttcaactgttctgcctgcagctaggAAAccttgacctgttcactggacatgctaccttggcccggacctgctgttttcgactctctgtctaccgcacctgctgtctctacctctgaatgctcggctatgaaaagccaactgacatttactcctgaggtactgacctgttgcaccctctacaaccactgatgtattatttgaccctgctggtcatctatgaacgtttgaacatcttgaagaacaatctgacCTTATGCTTGTtcgatgaaccataaacaattaatgaacatgcacctgtggaacagtcattaagtgtgtgtgtgtgtatatatatatatatatataacatttattttttatttaactaggaaagtcagttaagaacaaattcttatttacaatgacggcctacatcggccaaacccggacgacgctgggcaaattgtgcgccgccctatgggactcccaatcacggccggttgtgatacagcctgcatccgaaccagggtgtctgtagtgatgcctcttgcactgagatgcagtgccttagaccgctgtgcaactcgggagacgtgtgtgtgtgtgtgtgtgtgtgtgtgtgtgtgtgtgtgtgtgtgtgtgtgtgtgtgtgtgtgtgtgtgtgtgtgtgtgtgtgtgtgtgtgtgtgtgtgtgtgtgtgtgtgtgtgtgtgtgtgtgtgtgtgtgtgtgtgtgtgtgtgtgtgtgtgtgtgtgtgtgtgtatattttttggtagttacaatcttgtcccatcgctgcaactcccttacggactcgggagaggcaaaggtcgagaacCACACAACCTCCGATACACGACTCTGGCAGTCTCTCggtcctagctttgatgcaccttgtactgtctctgtcttctagatcgggggttcccaaactttttcactcgggGGGCCCCCCATCCAGCATTGGGGTACACCCCAAATCTAGCTTCTGATGCTAGCAGGGCTATCGTTAGGTTGTAGCATTTGGTTTACTTTAGATTTTAAAACCATAAATGTTTgtgataactagctagctaagctactgtgtttatacacacacacacacacacacacacacacacacacacacacacacacacacacacacacacacacacacacacacacacacacacacacacacacacacacacacacacacacacacacacacacacacacacacacactaagagcATTTGCTAAATGGCAAAAATGTGTTGTAACGAAGCTTGCAAGTAATTTCCATATTTCCTCCTTTCCCACATCTGTGCAGCTAGACTGATTTGTAATGGAGCTGCCCAATTACAGCAGGCTGCTAATGCAGCAGCTCCGCGCCCTGAGGAAGGAGGGTAAGTTCTGTGACTGCTCTATCCTCGTGGGGGACACCCCCCATCGTGCCCACAAACTGGTGCTGGCCGCATCCAGTCCGCTATTCAGGTGGAGTAATTAACCATTATTTTCAATAAAGCAGCTTTGTCACCTGTAGTGTCCAATGAAATAGCAATGGCCTTATTTATGAACATTTCATAGCCTACGGAACACACATTGTAATACATATCCTATAGTACACCCACAACAAACCACTCCTCTGTCTCAGGTCTCTGCTGGAGGGCACAGACAGCATCTGCATCGACGCGGCCTTAGTGTCTTCCCAGAGTTCTCCTGCGTGCTGGACATGGTATACACCGGAAAAATGTCCCCAGGGAAACACAACTTCACCCGCATCATCGCCGCCGCAGACAGCCTGCAGATGTTCGACGTAGCTGTGGGCAGCAAGAACATCCTCACCAACCTGATGAGGCAGTCGACTACACAACCAGTCTCACCTCCACCCACCGCCACCCAATCACATCTCAAACAGCTTCAGAGCCAGGGGGCCAAGCACACAACTTCCCCAGAGACAGCTGCCCCTAGCATTGGAGAGTGTGGTGTGAAGATTCCCTTCCCCTGGACTCCAGAGGGGACAAAGGTGGGTGAGGGAGGTTTGGAAGGTGGAGTGACCACAGAAGCCAGAGTGACCACAGTAGCCAAACATAGTGAGTCAATGAATGTGAAAGAGGACAGGAAAGAGAAGGCCGGCCCACCATCTAAAAGAGATCGCCTACAACTTCCAGAGAGCACGGGTGGGTTTCAATTCAAATGGAATAAAACTTTATCACAATGTTCTGTTCTGGCATTTCAATGTTCTGTATCCTGTTTTTTTATGCTCAGGTGACTAAGATTGTATTTCCTGGTTGCAGCTGACGTGGACCCCCTGTCTCAGGGAGGTGCCAATATGGCGGAGATGGAGGATGTGCAGCAGTGGCTGAGAGCACTGCAGACCTGGGACGATATCTCCACTGAGGAGAAACAGGTGAAACTTTGGCATGACTGGAAGACAGTGGTCTCTAATATGACAGAGCacacaattcaacacaacacTCCAGttgttaaagtgtgtgtgtgtcgaccaCTGTGTGTGTGAACCACTCTTCCTCCACAGCGTTTACAGCATTATTATCTCAGGGGATACTGTCATGCTGTGAGGGAGATCCCAGGGGTCCTGCAGTGTTCCATAGGCTCCAGAACAGAGGTGAGGGAGAAAAGGAGTTTCTCAGCCCAGACACTACTCACCCTGCTGGGCCTGCTCAAGGAGTTTAACCCCAATTTGGCAACACTGCTGCTTTGCAAGGAGAGAACAGCAGACAGGGAGCTAAAGGTACAGAGTAGGGGAAATAAGGGCAGCGGCATGGTTACCAGTCTGTTTCAGTTTTAGCCAACAAGTCCGGCAAGACAACAACTGAGGTTGACTTAAGTGTGTTCAACTTAAGTTTGTTTATGTGATCCATCCATCTCTTTGTTGTGTTTGGACTTGTCTAGACCCTTCTCAGCCAACAAATTAATGATCAATCAATTCATAAATTATTTACTGCATTGATCCACAGGCTCCGAGGCTGAAGAACCGGAGGAGCAGCCCTATACACCCACTACTGTAGACGCAGACATAgccgaggaggaggagaagaatgaAGAGGAAGATAAGATTGaaggagaagaaagggagaggaagACTAGATCCAAGGCTAAGCAATCCTTTAACAATAAGTGTGGTATGATGGCCCACACCAAGCACTGTACCATGTCCCAGGAGACCATGCTGCAGCAAGAAGGCACACCCAGAGTCCAAAGCCGCCAAGAAGAAACGGCCACAGGTGTCCTGCGATATGTGTGGCAAGACCTTCGCTCACCCCTCGGGTAAGTTTTCCTGATCAGGGCTGCGAATGTATTGTGTTGGTGTAAAGGTTCTGTGTATTAAAACACTTTACATTGAAGGGGATTGACTCACCATCTTACCCACTACTTATGTATAGCAGACCTACCAGGTCTTAACCATTCTGCAGGAATACCTGCTGTGATATAAGTGTCTAAAGTTTCATTGACTCTGTGTGTACTCctgcagatcaaatcaaatgttattggtcacatacacatggttagcagatgttaatgcgagtgtagcgaaatgcttgtgcttctagttctgaccgtgcagtgatatctaacaagtaatctaacaatttcacaacaactaccttatacacacaagtgtaaagaaattaataagaatatgtacatataaatacatggatgagtgatggccgaacggcataggcaagatgcagtacatggtataaagtacagtatatacatatgagatgagtaatgtagggtatgtaaacattatataaagtggcattgtttaaagtgactagtgatacatttattacatccaattattaaagcggctagagatttgagtctgttttcagcagccactcaatgttagtgatgactgtttaacagtctgatggccttgagatagaagctgtttttcagtctctcggtccccactttgatgcacctgtactgacctcgtattctggatgatagcggggtgaacaggcagtggctcggtggttgttgtccttgatgatctttttggccttcctgtgacatcaggtggtgtaggtgtcctggagggcaggtagtatgCCCTCGGTGATACGTTGTGCAgccctcactaccctctggagagccttacggttgtgggcggagcagttgccgtaccaggcggtgatatagccCGAAAGGATGCTCTCGATTTGTGAATCTGTAAAAggttgagtgtttttggtgaggagccaaatttcttcagcctcctgaggttgaagaggcactgctgcgccttcttcaccacgctgtctgtgtaggtggaccatttcagtttgtccatgatgtgtacgccgaggaacttaaaactttccaccttctccactactgtcccgtcgatgtggataggggggtgttccctctgctgtttcctgaagtccacgatcatctcctttgttttgttgacgttgagtgtgaggttattttcctgacaccacactccgagggccctcacctcctccctgtaggccgtctcgtcgttgttggtaatcaaggctACCACtttagtgtcatctgcaaacttgatgattgagttggaggcgtgcatggccacgcagtcatgggtgaacagggagtacaggagagggctgagaacgcacccttgtggggccccagtgttgaggatcagcggggtggagatgttgtttcctaccctcaccacctgggggcggcccgtcagaaagtccaggacccaattgcacagggcggggtcgagaccccaCTTGTACCACAAGCGCACAGAGCACTTTGAGGAGAAGCCATTTGCGTGTGAGGAGTGCGGGGCCAATTTTGGGGCCAACTCGTCGCCTGAAGATATATTTcaaagttagattttttttttttacatttctataAATATGTCTTTGttttcaccctcctctctctctttttctctccccccgCCCTGTCTCCAGACATCTCAGAGCTCCATGACTGTCAGAAATGTCATCTGACTTTTCCCTCGTTGGAGGACCACTGGAAGCACATCCAGGAGTGCCACCCCAAGGAGTTCCACCAGTGTCCTGAGTGCAACAAGATGTTCACCAACCCCGTCCTGCTGGAGAAACACATAGCTGTGCACGCTGGGGGAACACCATACAGCTGCAAGCTTTGCCAGAAGTcctacctgagagagagagattccctGTAACACTGACATCCTTGGCTTGAAAGGAGTTTCTGTATTGTGACTCTAACAATTACATTTTTTCTTTGCATCTTTGCATTTAACCTCGTTCTCTCTCAAACTCACATTGGcctatagaacacacacatttATTCTCATGCTTTACTATTAAAGGATGAGTTGGTAAAGCCttgtgcttgcaacgccagagtagtgggttcgattcccgggaacacccatatgtaaaatgtatgtacgcGTGACAAAGtttctttggataaaagtgtctgctaagtgaaatacagtggggcaaaaaagtatttagtcagccaccaattgtgcaagttctcccacttaaaaagatgagagaggcctgtaattttcatcataggtacacttcaactatgacagacaaaatgaggggaaaaaatccagaaaatcacattgtaggattttttatgaatttatttgcaaattatggtggaaaataagtatttggtcaataacaaaagtttatctcaatactttgttatataccctttgttggcaatgacagaggtcaaacgttttctgtaagtcttcacaaggttttcacacactgttgctggtattttggcccattcctccatgcagatctcctctagagcagtgatgttttggggctgttgctgggcaacatggactttcaactccatccaaagattttctatggggttgagatctggagactggctaggccactccaggaccttgaaatgcttcttacgaagccactccttcgttgcccgggcagtgtgtttgggatcattgtcatgctgaaagacccagccacgtttcatcttcaatgcccttgctgatggaaggaggttttcactcaaaatctcacgatacatggccccattcattctgtcctttacacggatcagtcgtcctcgtccctttgcagaaaaacagccccaaagcatgatgtttccacccccatgctttacagtaggtatggtgttctttggatgcaactcagcattctttgtcctccaaacacgacgagttgagtctgaccatatgacattctcccaatcttcttctggatcatccaaatgctctctagcaaacttcagacgggcctggacatgtactggcttaagcagggggacacgtctggcactgcaggatttgagtccctggcggcgtagtctgttactgatggtaggctttgttactttggtcccagctctctgcaggtcattcactaggtccccctgtgtgtttctgggatttttgctcaccgttcttgtgaacattttgaccccacggggtgagatcttgcgtggagccccagatcgagggagattatcagtggtcttgtatgtcttccatttcctaataattgcttccacagttgatttcttcaaaccaagctgcttacctattgcagattcagtcttcccagcctggtgcaggtctacaattttgtttctggtgtcctttgacagctctttggtcttggccatagtggagtttggagtgtgactgtttgaggttgtggacaggtgtcttttatactgataacaagttcaaacaggtgccattaatacaggtaacgagtggaggacagaggagcctcttaaagaagaagttacaggtctgtgagagccagaaatcttgcttgtttgtaggtgaccaaatacttattttccaccataatttgcaaataaattcataaaaaatcctacaatgtgattttctggattttttttctcattttgtctgtcatagttgaagtgtacctatgatgaaaattacaggcctctcatctttttaagtgggagaacttgcacaattggtggctgactaaatacttttttgccccactgtatattatattaCTTATCATATCTTTCCGCACACAGCAAATGTCAGGGCTGTGGTATCATAACCGTACCAACCACCCAGAGGTGTTTGCAGGACAGACCCACCGACAGCTCAAGTCTCTGATGCAGTGCAGTGTATGTTGTAAGTTCTTCCCTAGTGCCAGGAGCCTGGCCAAGCACCAGAGGAACCCAGGTGAGGACACCCACAGCTGGGGAGAGACCCAGGAAAGGCTTCCAGACCTAACCTACCCTGTCCATGCTATTACATTACAACCACCCCCCCTTTTATTTGCTTGGGTACACAACTGACGTAATATattcttattgttgttgttggattAGTGTTGTCCATCCCTGTTAAGGAAAATGCCATTTGGGGTTTTCATCTCAAATTATGTATTTGTATTATGTATTCCTTCCAATCCCTTGTGTCTCCTAAAGGCATGTTTGATTCTGACGTGCTGCTGGTGGGGAATCCAGATCTGCCATCAGGTAAGAGCTGTGATGTCTTACTGCTATACTCCTAACATACAGTTCTATCTGTCTGTGGCCgtgtctgctctgtgtgtatgtattgagctctTCTCCCCTGTATCCTCCCAGACTCGTCAGTGGTGAAGTGCCTGTACTGCCCCAGCCTGTTCCCCCAGCGAGGCTGAGATGCAGGCGCACGCCAGCACCGAGCATTTCAGCCAGGAGGGGGCAGTGTTCGGCTGCTCTCTGCCTGCTGGTCTGCCCCTGCCAGCTGCAGCTCCAGGAGCACTTGCTCTCCTGCTACATAGGGGCGCTAGAGGAGCAGGAGCAGGCCTCCACCTCCCAGAAGGTAAAGTGCATCCTAAATCAATCCTTAAACTCTAATCCCTATGCACTTCCGAAAGGGTTGAATAGGGGTAATGGCTCCATCTATCCCTCTGATAGACTAAGTGTAATTTTTCACCGtgtagagccccacagtggaggtattataatacccataaaatctagttgtcaaacagggaaatggttccaatcatttttccaccattcatttttcccatagacGATTTTAGAAAGGCTTCAAATAAGGCCTGTTtctttcgtgtaggcttaccctggtgtgacgttttgataaccatgtaaatctctctaggacaaggtgacctTTTTCAATTGTTTCGGCTCCTTTTACTCCGATTCAAATGCAATTGGCATCAAAATAGACATCATACAAAACTATAAATCCCCGCAAGGTCCTacaggtcatctctagctgacacctttgctaacaggtattgtgtcaattaaAAAATttcacaagacagttcacagaattgtccatttaagGAAATGTAGACAATTTATTCGTTACTACATTTAACTAacgttagatagttaatccagagattcttagcTTTGTCTCAATTctgcagtctcgtccagatcataatggcatttgtagttctttatgatagccacattagcagctaatcatcgtttcatttttggggggtaaatacatGTCAATATATTGATAAGACACCTTGTCCTAGAgcgatttacacggttatcaaaacgtcacgtcacgccagggtaagcctatcAAAATATTTCCCTGTTTGACAGCTAGgttttatgactcatactgtggtactctattgctTATAATATCCAAAGCACTTAGTCAAGTGt encodes:
- the LOC139536099 gene encoding zinc finger and BTB domain-containing protein 40-like translates to MCGKTFAHPSDISELHDCQKCHLTFPSLEDHWKHIQECHPKEFHQCPECNKMFTNPVLLEKHIAVHAGGTPYSCKLCQKSYLRERDSL